TTGTCTTTCGGTGTTAATGGGAGGACATAATCATCTCATTGCTCAAGATTTCAATATGTTAGATGTGACTTTATCAGTGAGACACTGACTCTATTTAGCTTTCTGTGGGATATTTTCCATTGACGGCattaacagattaaaaaaaaacaatccagcAAACACATACCAAATTTAAACATAATATTAAGTACAACActtaattcatatatatatttttataacctgatttattgtattttttaagattattttccTAGTCCTTTATTACTTTCACTTGATGATTTTAATTAAGGAAATTATCTTAATTTAATTTGCATTACTCAAGTGTGCTGCCCCAATcaaatatttatgtattcaaAGCTTTCCAGTGGTGTATGTTCTGTTTTAAATTAGTCTATCTATTGCTTCTGTTGCATGACCTTTGCACGTACAGGCAAAAAGAAGGAAGAAAGAGGAAGCAGCCAATGCCAAAATATTGGAGGCTGAGAAGCGAAACAAGGTGAGTAAGATGGACAAACGGTTTATGTAAATGAACTGTTGCTTCTAGTCTTAAACTGCTTACAACATAAGTCAGCCTGCTCCCACACATTTCCCTCATGCCCATGACACACAATCTTTTGCCCCTGCTTGTCTACAGTTTAATGATTTTGCTCCATTTTGCTGCTTGTCAGTGCAAAAGAAATTTCCCTTCCTTGGTTAATCACTTTGATAAAAACCGGTTGTATCATCTCCTTGCGTTCTACATGTATCTATGAAAGTGTTTCAGCGAATAAAGTCTAGAGGCCTGGAACTTTAACATGATGTTGTTCAATATTTGTTTCCCTTTTGAAATTATGTAAATGTCTGTGTATGTTTCAGTTTCTAATTGActtcttttttcttaaaggagaAGGAGATACGAAGACTGCAAGCTGTCATACTGAAGCACCAGGTAGTTTTTTTTACTATCTACAACCACATTATAACGAAGCCTTTTTTACTCTGTGTTTAAACTGAATGTCGTGGAGATAATATCTAACTAATGATCATTTTCTGTAGCCTAAAGTAATTATTTTGAACAATATATTCTGTCAAATTATGCTTTGGGGTTCTCTTTggtgtattttttatttgagcTTACCAACGGTTTGATTTTTCTTGCATTGATTCTCTGTGTGATTTTCTATTTCTTAATACTTTGCCAACTCTTTCTACCAGGAGTTGGAGAGGCATAGACTAGATATGGTATGGGTATGTTTGTTTCTGTACATTTAACAACATATTGTGAACTTGTTGTGATAAATGGCTGCCATCATAGCAATGCGTAAAGTGTAGCATGGGCTGCAGTCGTACTACCATCCTTCTGCATGGCTTTTCCGGAACAGTGCGCTGCATACGTCTGCGCTGTTTGTCTCTCAAAGAAAACACATCCATTATCTGGCCAATACAACAGGATAACAGGATGCAAAGCACAACACCACACCAACTACCTATTACATTGTTTTCCTTTTGGATTGATTACATTTAGGTGCTCAAAATCCTTTTTACTCTAAAGCGTGTGAGCAACTTTCTAATCCATTCTATCACCTTAGAAAAATCAATATACCGTTTTTATTCTTGCCAGTGGTTTATATCACTGAGTTAATGGAAACAAAATTCTTGTTTTTCCTCGTTTGAGATTGAAATGTTTTATCTTGGTTGTTCATTTGCGTCATTAAGGGAGGCAATTATAGCATAGATGGACTCcatactgtatttttattattattgagaaAGACAGTACAAACAAACTAGGCCTCTTTTAAATGTCTCATTCGTCAAATAATCCTCTGTTTCAAGTTGAGCAAGATCTCAATCAAATCAgatacaaaaatgacaaaaataaaactaaaataaaaatacacaaataaataaaaaacaaaaaaataattattatctaataataatgattatattattattattattattattattattatctcaaATTATCTTAAAGCTATCAAGTAATGAAAAAAACTTGTCTTTAATAAGTTTCAGTGATTTAAATACGAGTTTTAACTCGTTCTTCCTATGATTCAAAATGGGTTTAGTCTTAAAGTATctatatttgtgtatataaaaacttccccaataataacacaatattGAGAATAAAGTCCAAGTTCCTGTTTTCGACACCAAACTTAACTTCCCTCACTGTAAGGGGTGACAACTCAATCTCCCCAGACTGTAACCAGCTCTGCATATATAATATTAAGCTAATAACTCTTGTGGTAGAACTCCATAGTTTAGTTTTCACTGTAAATAAAGAGTTAGAATATAACCATTCAAATTTAATCTCGAggatagtttcatatgacattCTCCATAACTTGATTTTAAATAATGTGCTTTGCTTGTCACTGTAACACTTAATATTTGCTGCTTATAGTTATAAACCTCTTGGCCTGTATCTTTCAGTATGCTTCTCGCAGACATGCTCAGATTAATAATGTCTGTTTCTAACTTGTGCTTTATGTGTGCATCACTACCCGCGATGTCGCTTCGTCTATCATTGTGTTCCATTTGGTTTGactgttatgtgtttttttaaactttaactACAGTGCAATGTGCAACGTTTTGATTGTTTGATGATTGTGACAAATGGTGATCTGTGTTTCTTCTGCTGTGCATGTACTTGGGTGTTCTTACTGTGTATTGCATATATGAGCCCTTAAATCTTCAAAAAAACATAGCAGAAGCTGTGAATAGAAAAGAAACTTATTTGTCTGTGCTCTGCCAGGAGAGGGAAAGACGCAGGCAGCACATGATGCTCATGAAGGCTGTGGACGCCCGCAAGAAGGCAGAGGTGGGTAACACCTGATCTGCTCACATCCCGCTCCTGTGTTCTGctactgttttattttattttatttcccttAGTAAATTTTTTGATGATTCAACAGTGTGGTAATTGGGGTCATAGTTTGTGTTTTCCACCCTCTGTAGTTCTGAGCACAATAGTCTGCAGCGGTGTCAATAACACGTTCTCTTGGCTGTAGGAGAAAGAGCGtctgaagaaagagaagaaggatGAGAAACGGTtaaacaaggagaggaaactGGAGCTCAGGAGACTGGAACTGGAAAAAGCGAAAGAGCTGAAGAAGCCAAATGAAGACATGTGTTTAGCAGATCATAAGGTATTCACACACTGTGGCGATGCTGGCAGATGAAAATAAGAGTCCAAGTATGTCACCATGGATAGTCTCCATCTGTGGAGTAGATGTGTGTGGAAAAAATTGGATTTTCCACAAGCACGGGGATTTTTGTGACAAGGAAATCAATCAGTATAATCACTGTAGGAGCTATAGGCATGAAGATTAGAAATGCTTTTTGACAAATTCATGGTTTCATTGTTTCACTATCAGATCTACCAAAATAGATGTGTAATATCACTGAAAGCATCTGGAAATGATTAAAAAGAAAGCAGGTGTAGGTCAAAATACTGCCACCAAGTGGCTACTGATGCCATAACACCAACCAGAATATTACTGATACTTATAATAAGATTTCTTTAACGGGACTTGACAGACAAACTAGTCTCAAACAAGTAACATCAGCATGTAAGAAATGTTAACTTGGTCTTTAAGATCTTTTCAAACACTTTTCTCACACAGGCTAATTTGTAATTGTCTAAATGTGGATTATTTGTGTACAGGAACTACATACAAATTGTTGATAGAtgataaataatacatattttgtttttgtttccttccAGCCACTTCCAGAGTTGTCCCGGATCCCTGGTCTGGTGTTACCGGGAAGTACCTTCTCTGACTGCCTGATGGTGCTACAGTTTCTGCGCAGCTTTGGGAAGGTCCTGAGGTTAGACATAAATCCAAACACGCTCAACCTAAGTGATCTTCAAGAGGGGTTGCTCAACACTGGGGACAGTATGGGAAAAGTGCAGGACCTGCTGGTGAGCATGCTCTCTGCAGCTGTCCGTGATCCTGGTATACCTGCAGGTCACAAGGTGAGAGTCTGCTGTTGAACTGTAGATTGTTTCTGTACTGTAATTTACATGTGTATgcgcacacatacatacatgcagaaAGAAAGATCTGATTGCTCTGACAATATAGGCTAATATACATGAGGAAACATTGGCAGTGGGCTGTTTCTTTACGAGCTAACTAATCACAACACACACGTTAGGATTCATCAGTGCTCAGGCTCTGCAGCTAAATGAAGAGTGCGTTTAGGAGGGTATCAGTGTTTAGAGCTGTTAGATACATTTTAAGCCATCATTTTAATGCATTCCCCAAAGCCATTTGTCCATGCTGTGCTGTAGGGTGTAACCATGTCTTTACATTAGAATGCATTATTACATCTCTTCATATTAAGAGGCTATCGCAGGCTGTATACATTTAGCAAGATGTGCAAACAAGGACAAGAAATAGCAAGACTGTCAACTTAAACATCATGTTTCATATTAATCCGCACatcctaaatgtgtcccagacACATCCCAGTGGTCACTTAAAGCTGAGGTGATAATTGCTCAAAAGGACAGTGTTTTACTCTCATCGCGCTCTTAGGGGCTATACCCTTCACCCGTTCCCTGCTCTCATGGGTTACAGTATATAAAAAGACATTCTGGTTTTAACTTAGATGgtaatcaaaaaaataaagcatttgtttgttttaacaccactaaacTGTTTAACCCTATTTCTATCAGAATAAGACCGCCTTGGGGGACCACCTGACTAATGTGAGGATCAACCGAGACAACGTGTCCGAGATCCTGCAGATCTACATGGAGGGTCACTGTGAGCAGACGGAGCTGATTGCTCTGGCCCTCAGCCTCAGGACCAAGGCGTTTCAGGCCCACAACCCGTTACAGAAGGCCTCCATGCTAGTATTCCTGGTTGATGAGCTCTGCTGCAGCAAGGCTGTGATCAGGTGAGGGTCCTGTCTCCTTCTGACAGTCATTTTGTCTTTGATTTTGCTATTTATCAAACAAAGCAAAGTTTTGTGGGGCAGTACTGTTAATGTACTAAACTACCACTAAAATAAACCCTGGTCATTCTAAGTCTGTATAAACAAGTGTTCCTTATGTGCCTGAAGCAAACAAGTTCATCTCTGTGCCTGAGAGTTGAAAGTATTGGCTTGCTTTATTCATGGAGGCTTCAATTTAAATGGAATAACAGAAGTACCAAAAGGAATAAGCCAAATTGAGGTCTGATGGACAGTTTCACTATGTTGCATCAAAACACGTACATTTTTCATTAGTAGTGGAAACACATCTGGTGCACACAGATGTGTGGCGCAAAGGCATTGTGCTCTTTTTATTATACAAAAAAGGTCACAGAAACACTTGTGTCAATATCGTCTGATACTTTGCAGTGAGATCGACAAAAACATCGATCACATGACCAACCTGAGGAAGGATAAGTGGGTTGTCGAGGGAAAACTTCGCAAGTGAGTATACACATCATCTAAGCTGTTATTGGAAGACTGTGCTTACACTTGAACATTTTTCTGAATGAGATGAGGTGATGCTGAAACAATCTGGATTTCTCAACTTTGCGTATGAACGTGTACTCTACAAGCTGATTGTCCATTTTGCCTTCAAAGACTGAGGAGCATCCATGCCAAGAAGACCGGGAAGAGAGACAGCGGTGTCGGGGGAGAGGACAGCCACGCCTTTGTCACCCCCACCGCCAGAAACAAATGCAAGAGGAAAGAAGGGGAcagcgaggaggaagaggacgaggatGACGACAGTGAAGACCAAGGAGATGACGACGACGATGAGGAAGAAGAATCAGGGGGAAAGAAGGGGAAGAAAGCAGAGATATGTGAAGAGGAGGTCAGTGACAGCATGATGCTTTTACTGGAGCTAGCGGCTTAAATCAGTGTTTGTTGTAGTAAATGTCAGCCGGTCCACTGGCCTCACACTAATGAGATCTCTTCATCTAGGACGACAGTGTACACTCAGCCAGcatggaggagctggagaaacAGATAGAGAAAACATACAAGGTAAATTAAACCTtgtgagactttttttttttctcaggatCAGctcttaaattaatttaatacttcATGGTTCAACCTGCTGcacttttctgtctctttagcaACAGAGTCAGATCAGACAGAAGTTATTTGCCTCGTCTCACTCGCTGCGCTCCATGACGATTGGACAGGACCGCTACAAGAGACGTTACTGGGTCTTTCCGCAGTGTAGTGGCGTTTTCGTGGAAGGCATGGAGAGCTGCGAAGGTGCAAAACCAAAACTGATAACTCCTATTTTGTTCACTTTTGTCCTTGTTCACCATTACGGAATAGAAGTTTGCACTTTGCCTGATCTGACGTTACCTTTTCATGTTACTCAGGTTCTGAAGAGgcggagaaagagaagaaaaggcagTGGACTGCTCAGGTGATCAGGGTAAaagaagagcagcaggaagagacAAAGAAGCCAGTTGTCAGTAGCCCAGCACAGAGCACAGACGGCGACACATCCACACCAGAGAGCCAGCAGGACAAAGACAGTCTCAATCTCTTCCTCCAGAAACCCGGCTCCTTCTCGAAGCTCAGCAAACTTCTCGAAGTAGCCAAAATGGCTCAAGATTCATTCAACAGTCGTTCTGCTAAAGTCCATACCACTGCATCTTACCCCTCATATCCCACCTCTCAGACAGCCACTACTCAGCAGGGACTGACAGATAAAACAGATTCTTCAGTGCTGTCTCTGCTTAGTGCCCACCAGCTCAGAAGTAGTCCCTGGATAACCTGCAGCCCTCAGTCTATCCTTCACGAGGACCAGCTCTCCAAGATGCTGATGGAAAAGAGCAACCAGTGGTTTAGCCTGCTGCCTCGCTCTCCTTGCGACGAGTCCTCGTTCACATCCGACTCCAGCCCtccagcctcctcctctccgcaACAGACCTTCGGCACCaaatccccctcctccctctcccctaATCCCCTAGCTACAGCCAGTTCCAGTGCTCCCGCTGGGATCAATAACATGCAGCCGTCTGTCCTTCAGGTTGGTTGTTAACAATAATCTCAGTCACAATTATTTTACATCACGCTGTGCTTTTTTAGAACACACTTGCCACCACTGTATTGCCTTATACATTATGCATGTGGAAGTAACGTCTGATCATAATTTAAAGTGTGTCTATTTTCCCCCTCAGCAAGTGAAGTCTGGCATTCATCAAAGCAGGCTGACACGGTGCGGCAGTCCCAGCCTGCCCTTCTCTGGTGCTTCTCTACCCCCCATGCTGGATCTGGCCTCCCAACATGCCGAGGGCGATGGCAACAGGGTCCTCTTCCTGGCAAATAACAACTCTGTCAACAAGAGTGAGACCCCAGAGCAACAGAGTGACAAGTCCGAGTGTGCCTCATTCCCTGCTGTGGAAGTAGCCAAGACTCAGGACTACCCTAGTCCTCAGCCGATCCCCGAGGGTAAGGATGGCTCACTGCCAGCACGCACAAGTTAAATATGCTTGACAGACTGTCACTCAGTTTTACTTCTCTATGTTGCTAAAAATGGAACAATTATGAGACAATAGTTTttaaatttgtgtgtgtgtgtgtgtgttggcagagATGCTGTGTGGCTGGTGGAGGGTTGCAGACATGGAGGAACTGCACAGTCTGGTCAGGGCCTTCCATAGCCGAGGCATCAGAGAGAAGGCCTTGCAGAAACAGATCCAAAAGCATATGGAGTATACGACCCAGCTCTGTGCCAACAGCAAAGATGGTTGGTCCACATTTCCTCTGCTCTCTTTACGTCAAGAGTCAACAGACATGCagtgatataaaaatattatttggCCTTTTGTGTCTGTGGTGGCAGCAATGGATGTGGCAGAGCTGGAGAAGCAGGAGGTGAGTGAGGAGACGATGGAGAGTTGGTGTGTTGAGGAGCAGGCCATGGAGGTGGACATCAGCCTACTGCAGCAGGTCGAGGCTCTAGAGAGGAAAGTCATCTCGGCCAGCCTGCAGGTCAAGGTACAGGAAAATGAGCATCCTAGTCTTTTGTCGTCATGCAGCTCATatagttaaagggatagtttggctgttttgaagtggggttgtatgatgtacttatccatagtcagtgtattacctacagtagatgacggtcggcacgcccccaggtTGGAGAAGCaggacggggccagcagcaaaatgtattttagccacttaaaagaaaGACCTTCCAAAAAGAAATGAATATCAGTTGAAGTGTACGCTACATTTAGAGTAtattcactgctttaccttgccgtcagacagccctttccgatggagaactgaagcagttgtaaTCATCTATGCTCTCGACACAGGGGTTGCtcgtctaccgctgcctcgatcggttaggtTGTTTGAACaatgtgtgactttggtgaatccaaactaaccaaagttacataataacacaaatgaactaaccgatcgaggcagcggtagaccagcaatcCACGTGTTCTgcaaagtaaaattactgttttatttaatggagtctggtggctttagcAAGAGCAAagacaacggcttcagttccccgtcggaaacatagactgtatatccgTCTGAGGACGAGGTAAACCAGcgtaaaatattctaaatatagcgtacacttaaactgattttgatttttttttaggtgagtctttcttttaggtggctaaaatacgttttgctgccggccccgtccacaacagtacattgtttggttccgtgcggtaactcctgtctgcctctccaagctgggggcatgccgaccgtcacctactgtaggtaatacactgactatggataaatacctcatacaactccacttcaaaacacccaaactatccctttaacaaacCACTTTTTTTATCCAAATTCATTTTCATGAGTAATTATCCAATATGTGCTTGTCCTTGTCCCGTGTCCTCACTTTGTCTTGATGTTAATTACTGTGTCATCAAATGTGACGTTGTCTCCCTCAGGGCTGGATGCATTCTGAGCCCCAGTCAGAGAGGGAGGATCTGGTCTATCACGAGCACAAGCTCTTCTCTTCCCCTGCTCCAGAGAAGAAAGTACAGAGAGAAACCAGCCAGGAGGAACTTCCTGGCACCGTGATGCGGCAGTCCGACAATCCTCTTGATATTGCCGTCATCAGGCTGGCAGAGTTGGAGAGGAACATCGAGCGAAGGTACCCAGAGAGGAGAGAACCCCTTAAGTACAACCTTTCAGATCAGCCTGGATAATGTCACTGTACCTGCTCCTGCACCATCCTCTAGTGGTGACAGTGAAGGGTTAAAGGCTGTTATCATTCAGTGTGATAATGTTGCGGACTGTATATGTGGTTGTTGTACAGTTATACTGCAGTCTCACTTTCTGTGTCCTCAAAGCAGTGAGGAGGAGGTGGCCCCGGGGATGAGGTTCTGGCGCAAAGCCCTCGGTGAAGTccgcagctcagctcagctgtcACTCTGCATTCAGCAGCTGCAGAAATCCATCGCCTGGGAACGATCCATCATGAAAGTGGTTAgtgacactctctctctcataatCACAGATTTGTTTATATCATTTCATCATACATAAATTTAAGCACCAATTTAATAGCTCTCACTTAAGAAGTCCCTCTTTGTAAACGTCGGTCTTTAAGGCTGCATTGATTCTCATTCCattttatgaaatattaaatataaatagtaCTGTACTGTTTAAGTACATACACATCTTCAAAGCAATCAAAGATAACACAATACATCTGCACAGCTTGTGTTCCTTAAAATGGGGTTTGTGAGGCAAAAAGGTGAAAAGAAAGGGAAGGGAATTTACAATACATCATCACCAGGCAACAACAATATGAAATAATAGCACAATCAGtaacaaatcaacatcattcaAAGTGCCTGGTCGCACAGAATTGTACAAATCACTAGTTTTCATAGTGATGTATCTCAGTTTGAACTCACAACTACATATATTTGGTGTTTCCAGCATTGTCAGCTCTGTCAAAAGGGGGATAATGAAGAGCTGCTCTTACTTTGTGATGGCTGTGACAAAGGCTGCCACACTTACTGCCAGAAACCCAAGATCACTACAGTACCTGACGGGGACTGGTTTTGTCCCTCTTGTGTAGCGAAGGTACACCAGCATGCCCCGAGCGTTTATTCCACTATTATAGTAGATCTAATTGTCAAATAATAACATAGCTGCATCACATGTACACATCGATTTGAATATGATATGTTTGGTGTGTCTCTTCACCACTCTCCCGTGTGTTCTGTCATTCAGAAGAGTGGTCAATCCCCCTGGAGTAGGAAGCAACAGAGCCGAACAGCTGGAGGAGGGAAGAAAGGCAGTGAGGTAAAACGAAACAGTAAGCCATCTGTGGTAGGAGAGCTCATCAAAGAGGAGGCTGCCAGCAGCAACAGCGTGCCAAAGAAAGGTACCAAGGAGTTCaaaaagaggaaaggagacGACAGCCCGCCCGGCTCCCAGGCCGGCCGTGACAGCCCTGTCTCCTGTGTGAAAAAAGCCAAAACGGccaaagacaacaacaccaATGGGCTGACGACGTGCCGGTACGCATTGACACATACTCACTACGTGCATAGCAGCATTAACTTTACCTCTTctcaatgggcctcatgcaagaaccactTGTTTGAACAGATTCATTCTTAAGTGGCTGATATGAGTGATTTAGGAGAACATGTCGCATTCACCAATTTTCTCGTATTTAGAATTTTCTCTTAGGTACAGACACAATTTACTAGTGGTCCAGACCTGTCATAGGAGTCATGTGCAATTAGTCTGCTGTTATCCAATCTAAGTTGTTCACTAACGGATTGtatatttcattactttgaagCAATTTTGCATTTGAAAATCCTAAATAAATTACACTTCATAATTATGTTGACATCATCCTGTTTGACTCTGCAGTTCAAATTATaattctaaatgtatttatacagcCTAACGATCCCATCGTTAATTTAAATTGGCCATTGATGCTATCGTATGACACTATAATAATATGAACATCCCAAACTGCAAAACGACTTAAATCATGCACTAATTGAATGTTAATTTGTCTTTGTATATAATAAAGTCAACGGGAAGTGCAACCAGGCGCGTCATGGCTCACATACTTCTTTTGGATGAGCGTCAGTCTCTCGGAAGAGAGCGTGTCTTTAGACAGCGTGCTGATATATTTGGCAGAGACGGATGAATGGGGCAGGATACGTAGCCTTATGTTTATGCAGGTCATCTACACAGTCATCTGAAGTTAGGAGAGTTTGTTAAATCTGACGTGGCACACTCGTACGAGCCCAcggtatgaaaaaaagtaagagaaagttaagacaagAATACgaaaaatgttcttgcatgaagcctataaaaaaacttaaattttTAGATGAGCTCCTGTGATACTTGCTCGTATAGTCATGAACCTTTGACAATCAATCGTGTCATTTCATGTCGTACATAATCTGACAATGTTTCAAAACTTCTCTCTGACTGGTGAAACTAGATTTAagttatattaaaatatattttccctTGTTCCCTCCAGAGTGCTGCTGGCTGAGCTGGAGGCCCATCAGGACGCTTGGCCCTTCCTCACGCCCGTCAACCAGAAAGCCGTCCCTGGATACAGGAAGGTCATCAAAAAGCCCATGGACTTCTCCACCATCAGAGAAAAGCTCACCAACAACCAGTATGTGTGTTACTCTCACAGTGCATAATTATCCATTTAAATGCGGCATGTAGATAAAAAATTAAAACCTTTTCTTTGACAGGTACTTGAATTTGGAAACTTTCATCGTTGACGTGAACCTGGTTTTTGATAACTGTGAAAAGTTTAACGAAGACGATTCGGAAATTGGACGAGCAGGCCACAGCATGAGGAGATTGTTTGACAAGCGATGGACTGAACTGCTGGAGTAAACAGATTCCAGTGTGGAGTTCCTACGCTACTCTCTACATATCAAACTTCTTCTTTTGGTGTTGGAGGCCTTCTCTCCACCTGAGACACTAAatcaataaacatgatataGTAACACTGACGTGCAATGTGAAAGGACGAAATTCTCCTGCTGAGAAAACACACTTCATGGATTAATATCTTAAAGTGCAATACTGTTTTCTTTATCAAAAATGCACTGACTCTTGGACTCAATATTCCACAGTAGATA
This DNA window, taken from Sebastes fasciatus isolate fSebFas1 chromosome 14, fSebFas1.pri, whole genome shotgun sequence, encodes the following:
- the LOC141782755 gene encoding bromodomain adjacent to zinc finger domain protein 2B-like isoform X1, with the translated sequence MEFGERLASPSSAPSSLHMASSSASSSPAPPQTPSTAPSPARSSPLTTCGHLLQVTGDERSNMSGIPNGFPLVSHPAFGLYTSSPGRSEFGGLGSLGLSALAAHSQFGTFPDWWRQSEAHARGAAAFFPPLLGLHPVFASTFKSHDPNHFQSRSSVSVGAIGTVNGRSASSPTGNSAVNTSSFPTKGNKEKTKANSSRSQKSSQDLGTLHQNIAQKTKEKKPNKRPLETSSMSGSHSGSLSDSSSSDGEESSSDPDDMEEDNDEDEDDQSNDSEDSDSEKDSPLKRKVKRLTQNTSESKKKRPCTADGNTTQESHRDTIPLTSPYRLQSSPRPAGLSQSAALFLQSSGAAEEEGQQHISVIQATGMAAGNSPLAPSHREASPLPSRSSTNPFSFSNSPKHLHPSTSHLSSPKHSSVSSSPKYPAFCSPPKPPSLRSSPKPLFLFSLPRPPTLLASQKAPHKPRFLMPALKHAQLVDSMKESSGNLSDERSLHLKSFKLKQPLRSKDSAKQTFSLRPKSQNCNDTNLFLSHHLNGAIHNAVQDAPLALITKPRSQTSTPSSKPLLVATSPPYPMPINLSTGTKEMSGSSASPLKSSASSGLAHRPRKASTPKPLHAGKSLSKTNASCPPLDLVRGSESDIHSSKDSDDSLGDDFDDDDEDNEDDIEDEDSGSSLSESESNLDSDSDGSEDDVKERGETEADSDAERTPLKLTKASLSTHKSSSNLSANCSLLNLQIIKPPSLPSSLLTPNTVTSSGALSNHSTLSPPFTFATQTGSGKRRRVTDERVLRLPLEFGWQRETRIRSVAGRLQGEVAYFAPCGKKLRQYPDVMKYLLRNGITEISRDNFSFSTKIKVGDFYEAREGPEGLQWFLLAEEEIAPSIIAMDGRRSRCTQSERQPMGDGTGARRWEPHPLNFGENNFQDVSDAKLLRKLEAQEIARQAAQIKMMRKLEKQAMAQAAKEARKQRAIMAAEERRKKREQMKILKQQEKIKRIQQIRMEKEVRAQQILEAKRRKKEEAANAKILEAEKRNKEKEIRRLQAVILKHQELERHRLDMERERRRQHMMLMKAVDARKKAEEKERLKKEKKDEKRLNKERKLELRRLELEKAKELKKPNEDMCLADHKPLPELSRIPGLVLPGSTFSDCLMVLQFLRSFGKVLRLDINPNTLNLSDLQEGLLNTGDSMGKVQDLLVSMLSAAVRDPGIPAGHKNKTALGDHLTNVRINRDNVSEILQIYMEGHCEQTELIALALSLRTKAFQAHNPLQKASMLVFLVDELCCSKAVISEIDKNIDHMTNLRKDKWVVEGKLRKLRSIHAKKTGKRDSGVGGEDSHAFVTPTARNKCKRKEGDSEEEEDEDDDSEDQGDDDDDEEEESGGKKGKKAEICEEEDDSVHSASMEELEKQIEKTYKQQSQIRQKLFASSHSLRSMTIGQDRYKRRYWVFPQCSGVFVEGMESCEGSEEAEKEKKRQWTAQVIRVKEEQQEETKKPVVSSPAQSTDGDTSTPESQQDKDSLNLFLQKPGSFSKLSKLLEVAKMAQDSFNSRSAKVHTTASYPSYPTSQTATTQQGLTDKTDSSVLSLLSAHQLRSSPWITCSPQSILHEDQLSKMLMEKSNQWFSLLPRSPCDESSFTSDSSPPASSSPQQTFGTKSPSSLSPNPLATASSSAPAGINNMQPSVLQQVKSGIHQSRLTRCGSPSLPFSGASLPPMLDLASQHAEGDGNRVLFLANNNSVNKSETPEQQSDKSECASFPAVEVAKTQDYPSPQPIPEEMLCGWWRVADMEELHSLVRAFHSRGIREKALQKQIQKHMEYTTQLCANSKDAMDVAELEKQEVSEETMESWCVEEQAMEVDISLLQQVEALERKVISASLQVKGWMHSEPQSEREDLVYHEHKLFSSPAPEKKVQRETSQEELPGTVMRQSDNPLDIAVIRLAELERNIERSSEEEVAPGMRFWRKALGEVRSSAQLSLCIQQLQKSIAWERSIMKVHCQLCQKGDNEELLLLCDGCDKGCHTYCQKPKITTVPDGDWFCPSCVAKKSGQSPWSRKQQSRTAGGGKKGSEVKRNSKPSVVGELIKEEAASSNSVPKKGTKEFKKRKGDDSPPGSQAGRDSPVSCVKKAKTAKDNNTNGLTTCRVLLAELEAHQDAWPFLTPVNQKAVPGYRKVIKKPMDFSTIREKLTNNQYLNLETFIVDVNLVFDNCEKFNEDDSEIGRAGHSMRRLFDKRWTELLE